ACAGAGTGATACGACCCTGCCCGTCCGGGCGCTGCTCATCGGCGCTGGCCGCCAAGTTACGAATGAACGCGCGGGCCTCCGGGTTCGTCCGGGACACCGCCGCCGCCTTGCGTGCCCTCGCTGCGAATTCCTCGCGCGGGTACACGGCCAGGGAGTGGTCCTGCCCCTTGGTCACCATCAGCCCACCGGCGAGATCCTCGCGGAACTTCGCCGGCAGCGTCAGCCGCCCTTTGTCGTCCAGCTTGGGGGTATAGGTACCGAGGAACATCGGGGCCTTACCTCCACACGCCGTATCGATCGGATGTTTTTCCTCATGGTGCGAGTTGAGAATTTCTTAGGTTCTCCGCTCTACCATCGCCCACCACACTACCCCACTTTCCCCCACTTAAGGAAGCAATGACGCCGAAACCCGACCCAGACGACGCGATTTCTAGCCTTTGAACAGCAGGTATAAAAGTGGGGAGGTTTTTCCTGCCCACCCGCGCCCCAATTCACTCCAGTAACATCAGTAACTTTCGCATCATTTACGCCTTTTTATTCACTTTTCCATCACTACACGACACAAGTGATCTGACACATCGACAAGCTGGTAATTTCTCTCAGGTGGTGCAGGGTACCCCAAGGGGCCCCTGCACCAGCAAGGAGAAAGGTGGGGGAAAGTGGGGGGGCAGTGTGGGGGCCTCAATAGAAGGGAAAACTCTCCCCGCCGGGCGACTTATAGTAATCTCCACCATAATTCGACCGGTTTTATAACTCAGATCACATAGAAGGAGAGCGCATGAGCAACTCCCGCCCCCTCAAAGGAATCAACGTGCTCACCCTCGGCGGCATCGGGCCCGTCCCGTTCGCCGGGATGGTGCTCGCCGACCTCGGCGCCACGGTCACCCGGGTTGAGCGACCGGGCGCGGGAGCCGGACCCGGCAGCGTCCCCCACGACGTTCTCTTCCGCGACCAGATCCTCTGGGAGCGAAACCTCAAGGACCCCGCGCACGTGAGCGAGATCCTCGACCGGCTTCCCTCCACCCACATCCTGCTCGAGGGGTTTCGGCCCGGCGTGGCCGAGCGGCTCGGGCTCGGCCCAGAGGAAGCCATGCGGGCGAACCCGGCCCTCGTCTACGGCCGGATGACCGGCTGGGGTCAGAGCGGACCGCTCGCCCAGCGCGCGGGGCACGACATTAATTACGTGGCCATCTCCGGTGCGCTCGAGCCCATCGCGGGCGCGGACGGCACCCCGGTCCCGCCCATGAACCTGCTCGGCGACTTCGGCGGCGGCTCCATGTACCTCATCGCCGGGGCGCTGGCGGCGCTCATACGCGCGAACCTCACCGGCCAAGGCAGCGTCATCGATGCCGCGATCGTCGACGGCTGCGCCTCCATGACGGCCATGCTCCACTCCCTACGCGCGGCCGGGCAGTGGTCCGGCGGCCGCGCCGGAAACCTGCTCGACGGCGGCGCGCCCTTCTATAGCGTCTACCGCACGGCCGACGACCGCTACATGACAGTCGGCGCCATCGAGCCCCAGTTCTACGCCGAGCTCGTGGAGAAGCTTGGCCTTGAAGGCGAGCTCGATCCCGCGAAGCAATACGACGAGTCGACCTGGCCCGCCATGCGCGAGGCCTTCGCACGAACGTTCGCCGCCAAGACGCAGCGGGAGTGGACCCAGGTCTTCGAGGGCTCGGACGCCTGCGCCTTCGAGGTCGTCGCGCCCGACGAGGTTCTTTCCCACCCGCACCTAGCCGCCAGGCAGTCGTACGTGGAACGCGACGGCGTCACCCACCCCTCCCCCGCGCCGCGGTTCTTGGCCTAGATCACGAGCAAAGGCGGGCGCCCCGGTCCCATGACCGAGGCGCCCGCCTATGACTTATCTATTAGCTTTCGAAGCGACGACGGAAGTTATCCTCCATCCGGCCGCCGAACCCACCGCTGGGCTTCGGCGCCGACTTCTTCTTGGGCGAGCCGAACCCGCCGCCCGGGCCGCGCTTGCCCTTCAGCATCCACACCCCGCCGGCGAGCATGACGATGAACCCAAGGATGCTCAAGGTCACAAACCACAGCGAGTGCTGGCTGAGTGCCACACCACCCACGAGCATGACGAGGCCGATGACGATCACCGCGATGCCGCGGATGCTCAAGGAGCCGCCCTGGCCAAACCCCGCATCAGTAACTGACGCTCCAAACGTGGGATCATCAGCCATCAGTGACTGCTCAATCTCACGCAACGCACGTTGCTCTTGTTCTGAGAGAGCCACCCTTACCTCCTTGGGGTTAACAATGGGTTTTATTCGAGTTCATTTGTAACAACTACAAGGATAGTAAGAAAGTTCCCGCCCTCCAGAATTAGTGCCCAAACAGGCAAACCCGCCACTTTTGGGGTAATCCGAACACCCCAACGGCGGGAGCCTATTTCCCCCTCAGGGGTAGGCGTTAGGCGGCGGCGGGCAGCTGGCCGTCTACCGACTCAACGTCAAAGATGAAGCCCTCCACCTGCTCGACGAGGCGACGCACCACGCCCTCGTCCACGTTGAACTCGAGCCCGCTGGCCACGCGCGAGCGCAGCCTAGAGTAGGCGGAGAACTGCGCGGCCTGAGCCGCACCCTCCTCGTCCACAAGGCGCAGCTGCTCCCACGCGCTCTGGGGCTTGCGTGCGCGGGTGGCAACCTTGGAGTCCGCGACGCGCGCGCCAGCGGTGCGCAGCGCCGCCTGGTAGGCGAACTCCAGCGCCGACTCCTTGTCCCCCGCCGCCAGCGAACGCTTGGCATCTGCGAGGAGGTAGCGCGCCTTCCCCAGAAACTCCTCCCGCTTGAACGAGGACCGCCTGAACTTTGCCGTTGCGGAGATAACCTGTGACATGGTGACCAACACTCCTTTCAGTGAATGCTGTTGCGTTGTGTTCTGTTGCGAAGCGAATTTAGGGAGGCTCGCCCGACCGGCTTCCCGGCCCCTCGGCGGTACGTGACTGAATGTATGCTCCAGCCACGACCTTCACCCACGATTTTAGTACACGTGTTCGAATTTGGGAAGAGGGTGTTCGAACATTTCGCCGCCGCACAATTAACCCAATCCCATGACGGGAACGGGGAACTACCGTAAGTTTGAGGGCGTGACCGTGACGTATATGCCCATCAGTCGGCTGGAGTTTGCCCAGTTAGCACCGCAGTTGGTGGACATCTATCTGCAGGCCATGAACTACTCCCGTGACATGCGCGACCAACGCATCACGGTGTGGCAGCGCGACAGCACCGAGCCCGGCTTCCAGGCCGTCATCGCTCATGACGGGACGCACGTCTTGGGCGTCACCTACGGGCACCCCGGGAGCCACTCGCACTGGTGGACGCAGCAGATCATGCGCGGGGTGTTCGAGACCGGCGGTCCGAGCGCGGCTCAGCGCGAGGTTCTCGCCTCCTTCTTCGAGCTCACCGAGATCCACGTCGCCCCGCAGTGCCAGGGCATGGGCATCGGCACGCGGCTGATCCAGGAGCTGCTTTCGCTTGCCGGGCAGCGCTTCGTCGTGCTGTCCACGCCCGAGGTTCCGGGAGAGGAGAACTCCGCGTTCCGGCTCTACCGCGCCTTCGGGTTTGAGGATCTCCTGCGCAACTTCGTCTTCCGCGGGGATCCCCGCCCGTTCGCCATTCTCTATGCGGCCCTGCCCCTGTCGGCGCGGCTGCCAGCGGCGGAGCGATAGGCGTCGACAAGCAAGAAGCGACTAACGCACGGCGTCGTGGCCGAGCTCCGGACCCCACGCGGGCGCCATGCCCAAGTTGTGGAGGACCTCCTGAGTGGCGCGCGCAAAGTTCATGGTCATGAAGTGCAGGTCCGGCACGCCCTCGGCGATGAGGCGCTCGGCCATCGCCGTGGACACCTCGATGCCCACCTTGCGAATGTCGTCGCGGTGCGCCTCCTCATCCCCACGCGCGGCGGCGACGAGCCGCTCCTCAAGCTGCGCGGGCAGGTGCGCGCCGGACAGCTCGATCTGTCGGCGCACGCTGCGCAGCGAGGTGATCGGCATGATGCCCGGGATGATCGGCTTCGCGCCCTGCTCGGAGTCGGCCTTCACCAGGCGGTCGCGCAGGCGCAGGTAGTAGTCGACGTCGAAGAACATCTGGGTGATGGAAAACTCCGCCCCGGCGCGCAGCTTGGCCAGGGTGAACTCGGTGTCCGCCTCCAGCGAGGGCGCGCGGAAGTGCCCCTCGGGGAAGGTGGCGATGCCCACCTGGAAGTGCGAGGTCTCCGGCAGGCGCTTGGTCAGCTCGATGAGCTCGCTGGCGAAGTGGTAGCCGCCCGGCGTCGGGGTCCACTCCCCCAGCGGGTCGCCCCCCGGCGGATCGCCGCGCAGCGCGAGCAGGTTGGACAGACCCGCGCCAGCGTAGTCCTTGAGGATGCTGATGAGCTCCTCCTCGGTGTGGTTGACCAAGGTCAGGTGCACGAGCGTGGTCAAGGGATGGCGGGCCAGCTGGCGGGCAACCCTGGTGGTGCGCTCGCGCGAGGACCCGCCCGCGCCGTAGGTCACAGACACAAACGCCGCGCCGAGGTCGTGGAAGGTCTCCGCGGCCTTCCACAGGCGCGCCTCAGCCGCGTCGTCGCGCGGGGGCATGAACTCAACCGAAAAGGGGATCCGCCCGGGGCTCGGCATGCTGATGACGTCAGTGATGGAGCGTTGGTACGAGGCGGGAATCGGTTGCTGGGCCATGCCGGGTATCTTATTGAAGTAAGACGAGGAATGAAAAAGGAAGACGGGGCTATCCCCCGCCGTCCTCGCAGCTTCATTCCACCACCCGGGAGCACCCGGGATCGTTTGTTGTCCGCCCCGAGGAACACCCTCGTCGTCAAAGAAAGCTGAACATAGAAGGATCATGCCCACCGCCGCCCCAGATTTCAGCTCCGCCCCCATCGGGCTTTCGGACATCCCCGGCCACGTCGAGGCCTGCTTGGAGGGCTTCTTCGACGAGCAGGCCGCCGCGGTCGCGGAGATCGGCGCTCCCGTCGCCGAGTCTGTCGATCTCCTGCGTGCCTACGTCCTAGGCGGCGGCAAGCGCATCCGCCCCACCTACGCGTGGGCGGGCTTCGGGGCCGTGGGCGGATGGAAAGACGGTGAATATAATCCCGATGCCGTGCTGCGGGCCGTCAGCAGCCTCGAGTTCATCCAGGCCTGCGCGCTCATCCACGACGACTACATCGACTCCTCCGACACCCGCCGCGGCAACCCCACGATCCACCGCATCGCCGAGGGCCAGCACCGTGCCGACGGCTGGGCGGGCTCCTCCGAGCACTTCGGCGCCTCCCTGTCCATCCTCATCGGCGACCTCGCCATGGTCTGGGCCGATGACATGTTCCACGGCTCAGGCGTCCCCGAAGAGGCCCGCGCCCGCGCGTTTTCTCCGTGGCGAGGCATGCGCACCGAGGTGATCGGCGGGCAGATCCTCGACATCACCAACGAGGCCTCCGGCAGCGAGTCGCTGGAGCGCGCGCAGAAGGTCAACCGTTTCAAGACCGCCGCCTACACCATCGAGCGCCCCTTGCACATCGGCGCCGCCCTCGCTGGCGGTAGCGAGGAGCAGATCGACGCCCTGCGCGCCTATGGTCACGACATCGGCATCGCCTTCCAGCTGCGCGACGACCTGCTCGGCGTCTTCGGCGACCCGGCGGTCACGGGCAAACCCGCTGGCGACGACCTCCGCGAGGGCAAACGAACGGTGCTCGTGGCCAAGGCGCTCGAGCGCGCCGACGCCGCGGGAGACACCGCGACCGCGCTGTTCATCCGCCAGGGCGTGGGTACAGTGACCGCCCCCGACGACATCGCCCGGCTCGCCGAGGCAATCCGCTCCACCGGCGCCGAGGACGACGTGGAGGCGCTCATCGGGGAGCTGACGAAGCAGGGCCTCGACCGCCTAGGCCAGGCCTCCTTCGTCCCCGGCGCGGTCGAGGCGCTCGAAGCCCTCGCGCTCAAGGCCACCGCCCGCCGCGTCTAGCGCCGAAGGCGGCCCCGCTGCCGACCCCGACTAGCGCAGTTACCAACAAGCAAGGAGAACCGCCATGACCACGCACCCAGCGGGCACGCTGCCAGCGGCGAGCGCGGGCGCCGACGCTGCCTCCCCCGCGCGCAGCTGGATCGACGACTTCTGGTTCGCCCGCCCGCTGCGGAGGGTCGCAGCCATCCCGCTGGGCACCTTCGGCATGCTCGCCAGCATCATCATGACGCTGGCCTCCTTCGGCGGCGGCGCCACCCGCAGCCACGGCGGCGTGCTCGTGGCCCTGCGCCTGGCCTTCTTCCAGTACGGGCACGGCGCGGCGATCGCGAACGTCAGCCTGCTCATCGGCACCATCTTGTTCGTCCTCGCCTGGGTCCGCCTCGGGCAGAGGGTGATCAGGGGCGGCATCGGCGACGACGCCGCCAGCATGTCCGCGCTCAACCGAATCTGCCTGAAGTGGGTGGGCCCGCTGCTTTTCGCTGGGCCGTTCATGAGCCGGGACATCTACTCCTACCTCATGCAGGGCGCGCTGCTCGGCAAGGGCTTCGACCCCTACACCCAGGGCGCGGCGTTCAACCCCGGCCCCTACCTGGTGGAGGTCTCCCCGGACTGGCGCAACACCACCACCCCCTACGGCCCGCTGCACCTGTGGATCGGGAAGATCATCACCTCCATCGTCGGCGACAACATCACCGCCGGGCTGTTCCTTTATAAGCTGGTCTCCCTGGCCGGATTCGCGGTGCTCGTCTACGCGGTGCCGAGGATCGCCTCCCACCTCGGCGCGAGCCCCAGCTTCGCGCTGTGGATCGGCGTGCTCAACCCGCTCATGGTCTTCCACCTGGTCGGCGGCATGCACAACGAGGCGGTCATGGTGAGCCTCACCTGCCTGGGAATCCTCTTGGCGCTGCGCGGCCGGATCCTGGGCGGCATCGCGGTCATCGCGGTGGCCATGTCGCTCAAAGCCACCGCCGCCTTCGTGCTCCCCTTCGTGGTCTGGTACGCCGTCGCCCGGCGCGAGGGCTCCAAGAACAAGGCGCTCGCCTTCCTCGGCTACGGCGCGGCGGGGGCCGTGATCACCGTGGCCATCCTGTGGGCGATCACGTGGGCGTCCGGGTCGAACTTCGGCTGGATCGCGGCGCTGACCGGCAACACCAAGGTCATCAACCCGCTCGCCTTCCCGTCTTTCGTCACCAGCTCCATCGGGCTCGTGGCCAGCGTGTGGACCGACACCTTCCCGTACAACTCGCTGCTCGGCGTCGTCCGCGAGGCCTCCATGGTGATCATGGGGCTGGGCATGATCGGCTGCTGGTGGTACTTCCGCAAGAGCGAGCTGGCCGCCACCCGCGGCATGATCGGCGCCTACATCTTCGCCTTCGTGTTCAACTCCGTGACCCTGCCGTGGTACTACGCGAGCATCATCTCGCTCATCGGCACCGTGCGCCCGCGCCCGTGGATGCAGAAGCTGGCCACCGGGTTCTCCATCATCGTGGCCATGGCGTTTACCGGCGGAGGCAACCACCAGCTCTACAACATCGTGTGGATGACCATCGCGATCCTCGGGGCGTGGTGGGCCGTCCAGTGGATCTTCCACGGTAGCGTCGACAAGCGAAAGCAGGCGGAAGCAGAAACCGCAACGGGCGTTGAATAAGTAGAACGGACCGCCTCGGCGTCGATCGGGGCGGTCCGTTTTTCTAGAAGGCCGAGGCCTGGGCGCGGCGCATGACCTCGCGCGCGAGGTGCCCGTGGAGGGCGTCGATGGGGCGGCCGGGCAGGCTATCATCCTCGGTGAACAAGTAGTGCAGGATCTCCTCGTCGGAGTAGCCGCCGTCCGAGAGCAGCGCGATGACGCCGGGCACGAACTTGTTGGTCGTGTTCTTCGCGGACAGGAACGCCTCGGGAATCTTCTTCACCCCGTCCTCGACCACGGCGATGAGCTTGTGGTCGCCGAGCGCGTCGAACACGCGGGTGACGGGCACTCCCAGGCGATCGGCGTAATCGGGGACGCTCAGCAGCGGCTCGCCGGAGGGAAGAACGGTATGCGGAACTGGTTGATTACTCACAGTAGTTAATGTAGCGGTTTCCCAAAGCTTGCGCCCGTTGCCCCTGCATTCGCTTTCCGACGCCTACGGCACGGCGGCCATCCGGGCCTTTTGCACCCGGATTTTGCTCTCAGCGAACCTTCATAACGATACGAGCACGGGTTAGCGAAAAGCGCAACGGTTCGTCCATACTATTAGCCATGACGATGTTGACGGTCGGAGACGTACTAGAGGGACGCTACAAAATCGAGGCACCCATTGCCCGTGGCGGAATGTCCACCGTCTACCGCTGCATCGATCTGCGCCTGGGGCGCAACGTCGCCGCCAAGGTGATGGACGACCGCTACGTCGACGACCCCATCTTCCGCCAGCGCTTCAAGCGCGAGGCGCGCTCCATGGCCCAGCTCAGCCACCCGCAGCTGGTCGGCGTCTACGACTTCTCCTCCACCGGCGAGCACATCTTCCTCATCATGGAGCTGATCACCGGCGGCACCCTGCGCGAGCTGCTCGCCGAGCGCGGCCCCATGCCCCCGCATGCCGCCGCGGCCGTCTTGTCGTCTGTGCTCACCGGCCTCGACGTGGCCCACCGCGCGGGCATGGTCCACCGCGACATCAAGCCGGACAACGTGCTCATCAACGGCGACCACCAGGTCAAGCTCGCCGACTTCGGCCTCGTGCGCGCCGCCTCGGCGTCGCCCGCTACGAGCAACCAGATCGTGGGCACCGTCTCCTACCTGTCGCCGGAGCAGGTCTCGGGCGCCGACATCACCCCGGCTTCCGACGTCTACTCCGCGGGCATCCTCCTGTTCGAGCTGCTCACGGGCACGACCCCGTTTAGCGGCGACTCCCAGCTGGCGCACGCCTACGCCCGCCTCGACAGCACGGTGCCCGCGCCGTCGAGCCGCATCGACGGGGTGCCCAAGCTCTTCGACGAGCTGGTCGCCACCGCCACCGCGCTCGACCCCGCCGAGCGCTTCGCGGACGCTGGCGAGTTCCTCAGCGCGCTCACGGACGTCTCCCGAGAGCTTCAGCTGCCGCCGTTCCAGGTGCCGGTGCCGATGAACTCCGCCGCGCATCGCGCCTCGGAGGGGCTAAGCCCCGCGACCTCGCAGACGGATCTGCTCACCACCGACATCCCGCGCTCGCCCGAGGAGGGGGTCTCCCCCACCGCCCGCACGGAGCTCTTCCAGGAGACCCCGCCCGCGAGCGAGACCCGCCAGTTCACGCCGCCGACCTCGCTCTTCCCCGAGGCCGCGGCGCCGCTCCCGCAGCCGCCGGTGACACAGCCGCCGGAGGCCCGGGTCCCGGAGCCGGTCGAGCCCGAGCGCGGCGCGCCGAAGGTGAGCAACCGCGGCAAGGCGGGGTTTGCCGTCTGGCTAGTCACCGTGCTCGTCTTCACGGTCGCCGTCGCGATCGGCGCCTGGTGGTTCGGCTCCGGTCGCTACGGCGAGATCCCGCAGGTACTCGGCATGGACCAGATCCAGGCCGTCGCCGCCGTCGAGGAGGCGGGATTTAGCACGCAGACCTCGAGCGTCTACAGCGACGACGTCAAGGAGAACCTCACCGTCGGCACCGACCCCGCCTACGGCGACCGTGCTGTGAAGGGCGACCCGGTCACCGTCCTCGTGTCGCTGGGCAAGCCCACCGTCCCGGATGTCCCCTCCGACCGCTCGCTCGACACCTATCAGCAGCTGCTAGACGAGCGCACCCTGACGCTCAGCACAGGCGAGCAGCAATACTCCGACACCGTCCCCACCGGCGGCATTGTCAGCGTCAGCCCGTCCGCGGGGCAGACCGTCTCGACGGGCTCGGCCGTCACCGTGCACACCTCCAAGGGCGCGGCACCGGTCACCGTCCCCGACGTCGAGGGGCTGTCGCAGGCGCAGGCCACCTCGCAGCTGGAGAAGCTGGGGCTGAAGGTCACCACCTCCGAGCAGTTCTCGAACAAGGCGGCCAAGGGCGACGCGTTTGGCACCGACCCGGTCGCGGGCACGAGCCTGCCCAAGGGGTCCTCGGTGACGCTCAACATCTCCACCGCCGTGGAGATCCCCGATCTCACCGGCAAGACCCAGAAGGAGGCGACGGCCGCGCTGGCCGCGGCGGGGCTAAAGGTCGGCGACGTGAGCACCTCCACCACCGCCACCGGTTCGAAGGCCGACCAGGTCGCCTCCACCTCCCCGGAAGCGGGCTCGCTGGTCGATTCGGCGCAGACCTCGGTCAACCTGGTGCTGGTGGGCAAGGTGGAGGTCCCCAACGTCATCGGCAAGACCGTCAAGGACGCCAAGGCGGCGCTGACCGCGGCCGGGTTCACCGTCAAGGTCTCCGGTTCTGCCAGCGCGAACGCCCGAGTATACTGGCAAAGCCCTATGAGCATCGGGGCGACCAACGCGAACGAAGGAACTGAGGTAACCATCCGTGCCCGCTCTTAAGACCCCACCGGCCAGCGCCAAGCCCTCCGGGCTCGGCACGATCGGGGCCATCATCGGCGGCGTCGCCTCCGTGCTCTTCAT
This is a stretch of genomic DNA from Corynebacterium vitaeruminis DSM 20294. It encodes these proteins:
- the metF gene encoding methylenetetrahydrofolate reductase [NAD(P)H], translating into MAQQPIPASYQRSITDVISMPSPGRIPFSVEFMPPRDDAAEARLWKAAETFHDLGAAFVSVTYGAGGSSRERTTRVARQLARHPLTTLVHLTLVNHTEEELISILKDYAGAGLSNLLALRGDPPGGDPLGEWTPTPGGYHFASELIELTKRLPETSHFQVGIATFPEGHFRAPSLEADTEFTLAKLRAGAEFSITQMFFDVDYYLRLRDRLVKADSEQGAKPIIPGIMPITSLRSVRRQIELSGAHLPAQLEERLVAAARGDEEAHRDDIRKVGIEVSTAMAERLIAEGVPDLHFMTMNFARATQEVLHNLGMAPAWGPELGHDAVR
- a CDS encoding GNAT family N-acetyltransferase, whose amino-acid sequence is MTVTYMPISRLEFAQLAPQLVDIYLQAMNYSRDMRDQRITVWQRDSTEPGFQAVIAHDGTHVLGVTYGHPGSHSHWWTQQIMRGVFETGGPSAAQREVLASFFELTEIHVAPQCQGMGIGTRLIQELLSLAGQRFVVLSTPEVPGEENSAFRLYRAFGFEDLLRNFVFRGDPRPFAILYAALPLSARLPAAER
- a CDS encoding SAV_6107 family HEPN domain-containing protein, coding for MSQVISATAKFRRSSFKREEFLGKARYLLADAKRSLAAGDKESALEFAYQAALRTAGARVADSKVATRARKPQSAWEQLRLVDEEGAAQAAQFSAYSRLRSRVASGLEFNVDEGVVRRLVEQVEGFIFDVESVDGQLPAAA
- the pknB gene encoding Stk1 family PASTA domain-containing Ser/Thr kinase, whose amino-acid sequence is MTMLTVGDVLEGRYKIEAPIARGGMSTVYRCIDLRLGRNVAAKVMDDRYVDDPIFRQRFKREARSMAQLSHPQLVGVYDFSSTGEHIFLIMELITGGTLRELLAERGPMPPHAAAAVLSSVLTGLDVAHRAGMVHRDIKPDNVLINGDHQVKLADFGLVRAASASPATSNQIVGTVSYLSPEQVSGADITPASDVYSAGILLFELLTGTTPFSGDSQLAHAYARLDSTVPAPSSRIDGVPKLFDELVATATALDPAERFADAGEFLSALTDVSRELQLPPFQVPVPMNSAAHRASEGLSPATSQTDLLTTDIPRSPEEGVSPTARTELFQETPPASETRQFTPPTSLFPEAAAPLPQPPVTQPPEARVPEPVEPERGAPKVSNRGKAGFAVWLVTVLVFTVAVAIGAWWFGSGRYGEIPQVLGMDQIQAVAAVEEAGFSTQTSSVYSDDVKENLTVGTDPAYGDRAVKGDPVTVLVSLGKPTVPDVPSDRSLDTYQQLLDERTLTLSTGEQQYSDTVPTGGIVSVSPSAGQTVSTGSAVTVHTSKGAAPVTVPDVEGLSQAQATSQLEKLGLKVTTSEQFSNKAAKGDAFGTDPVAGTSLPKGSSVTLNISTAVEIPDLTGKTQKEATAALAAAGLKVGDVSTSTTATGSKADQVASTSPEAGSLVDSAQTSVNLVLVGKVEVPNVIGKTVKDAKAALTAAGFTVKVSGSASANARVYWQSPMSIGATNANEGTEVTIRARS
- a CDS encoding polyprenyl synthetase family protein; its protein translation is MPTAAPDFSSAPIGLSDIPGHVEACLEGFFDEQAAAVAEIGAPVAESVDLLRAYVLGGGKRIRPTYAWAGFGAVGGWKDGEYNPDAVLRAVSSLEFIQACALIHDDYIDSSDTRRGNPTIHRIAEGQHRADGWAGSSEHFGASLSILIGDLAMVWADDMFHGSGVPEEARARAFSPWRGMRTEVIGGQILDITNEASGSESLERAQKVNRFKTAAYTIERPLHIGAALAGGSEEQIDALRAYGHDIGIAFQLRDDLLGVFGDPAVTGKPAGDDLREGKRTVLVAKALERADAAGDTATALFIRQGVGTVTAPDDIARLAEAIRSTGAEDDVEALIGELTKQGLDRLGQASFVPGAVEALEALALKATARRV
- the mraZ gene encoding division/cell wall cluster transcriptional repressor MraZ, whose protein sequence is MFLGTYTPKLDDKGRLTLPAKFREDLAGGLMVTKGQDHSLAVYPREEFAARARKAAAVSRTNPEARAFIRNLAASADEQRPDGQGRITLSAAHRAYAGLTKECVVIGSVDFLEIWDAESWNAYQQETEAAFSAADGDVLGDLL
- a CDS encoding CaiB/BaiF CoA transferase family protein, giving the protein MSNSRPLKGINVLTLGGIGPVPFAGMVLADLGATVTRVERPGAGAGPGSVPHDVLFRDQILWERNLKDPAHVSEILDRLPSTHILLEGFRPGVAERLGLGPEEAMRANPALVYGRMTGWGQSGPLAQRAGHDINYVAISGALEPIAGADGTPVPPMNLLGDFGGGSMYLIAGALAALIRANLTGQGSVIDAAIVDGCASMTAMLHSLRAAGQWSGGRAGNLLDGGAPFYSVYRTADDRYMTVGAIEPQFYAELVEKLGLEGELDPAKQYDESTWPAMREAFARTFAAKTQREWTQVFEGSDACAFEVVAPDEVLSHPHLAARQSYVERDGVTHPSPAPRFLA
- a CDS encoding Rv2175c family DNA-binding protein, coding for MSNQPVPHTVLPSGEPLLSVPDYADRLGVPVTRVFDALGDHKLIAVVEDGVKKIPEAFLSAKNTTNKFVPGVIALLSDGGYSDEEILHYLFTEDDSLPGRPIDALHGHLAREVMRRAQASAF
- a CDS encoding alpha-(1->6)-mannopyranosyltransferase A, translating into MLASIIMTLASFGGGATRSHGGVLVALRLAFFQYGHGAAIANVSLLIGTILFVLAWVRLGQRVIRGGIGDDAASMSALNRICLKWVGPLLFAGPFMSRDIYSYLMQGALLGKGFDPYTQGAAFNPGPYLVEVSPDWRNTTTPYGPLHLWIGKIITSIVGDNITAGLFLYKLVSLAGFAVLVYAVPRIASHLGASPSFALWIGVLNPLMVFHLVGGMHNEAVMVSLTCLGILLALRGRILGGIAVIAVAMSLKATAAFVLPFVVWYAVARREGSKNKALAFLGYGAAGAVITVAILWAITWASGSNFGWIAALTGNTKVINPLAFPSFVTSSIGLVASVWTDTFPYNSLLGVVREASMVIMGLGMIGCWWYFRKSELAATRGMIGAYIFAFVFNSVTLPWYYASIISLIGTVRPRPWMQKLATGFSIIVAMAFTGGGNHQLYNIVWMTIAILGAWWAVQWIFHGSVDKRKQAEAETATGVE
- a CDS encoding DUF3040 domain-containing protein; translated protein: MALSEQEQRALREIEQSLMADDPTFGASVTDAGFGQGGSLSIRGIAVIVIGLVMLVGGVALSQHSLWFVTLSILGFIVMLAGGVWMLKGKRGPGGGFGSPKKKSAPKPSGGFGGRMEDNFRRRFES